CACCGCGAACGCTGGCAGGGGGACTCGCCGCGCGCGCTCCTGTACCGGATCGCACGCAACGTGGCTCTCGACGGCGCGCGCAGGAGCGCCACCCGGGCCCGGCTCTCCCCCACGGCTCCCCTGGCCTCGCCCGCGCCCCCGGTCCAGCCGGACGAGGCCCTGGCCTGGACCCGCCTCCAACGTCGGGTCCGGGCCGCCATCTCCGCGTTGCCCGAGCGCCGACGCGCCGTCTTCGAGCTGGTCCGGGACGCGGGGCTCACGCATGCCGAGGTGGCCGAGGCGCTCGAGCTCGCGCCCCAGACGGTGGCCAACCACCTGAGCCTCGCGCTCCGCGACCTGCGGAGCGCCCTTCGCGACCTCGTGGACGAGAGCGCGGAATCACCGGATCGCACGACGAGATCGAACGATGGATGAGCGCATGGTGCGGGTCCTCAACGGCACCGCGACGGAGCTGGAGCAGCGGCAGGTGGAGCGCTGGCGGGCGGAGTCGGCGGCGCACGAGGCGGAGTGGCGCGAATGGGCGGCGGTGTGGGAACTCACCGCTCCCGACGCCGACGGCGCCCCGCCGGCGCCCACTCCCGAGTCGCTGGTGGCGGACGCGGAGTCGCGTCGGCGCCGCAGCGGCGCACGGGCCTCGCGGCGTGCGCTCCTGCGCTCCCCGCGCATGGCCTGGGCGCTGGCCGCGGCGGCGGTGGTGGCCCTCGTCGCGTTCGGGCTGGAGCGGCACGGGAGTCCGCCCGCCGGGCCGGCCCTCACGGCGGTCGGCTCCACCGAGGGCGCGGACGAGGTGACGACCCTCGACCTCTCGGACGGCAGCACCGTGCGGCTGGGCGCATCCTCCCGGTTGGAGTTCCCGTCCGCGCCCGGTCGGCGGGAGGTGGTGCTGGACGGGCGGGCCTT
The DNA window shown above is from Gemmatimonadota bacterium and carries:
- a CDS encoding sigma-70 family RNA polymerase sigma factor, whose amino-acid sequence is MTFERLRAGDPDAFRALVDDTWPGLVRHLEGVSGSADAAQDAAQEALVRFWEHRERWQGDSPRALLYRIARNVALDGARRSATRARLSPTAPLASPAPPVQPDEALAWTRLQRRVRAAISALPERRRAVFELVRDAGLTHAEVAEALELAPQTVANHLSLALRDLRSALRDLVDESAESPDRTTRSNDG
- a CDS encoding FecR domain-containing protein, with protein sequence MDERMVRVLNGTATELEQRQVERWRAESAAHEAEWREWAAVWELTAPDADGAPPAPTPESLVADAESRRRRSGARASRRALLRSPRMAWALAAAAVVALVAFGLERHGSPPAGPALTAVGSTEGADEVTTLDLSDGSTVRLGASSRLEFPSAPGRREVVLDGRAFFAVAHADTPFEVRTDAGRVVVRGTRFEVRTDGDGLRVVVVEGVVDVETARGRVRIAPGEVARVDGSGLTAVSTTEDVWSLLDWPGGLLVFQATPLAAVGAQLERRFGRPVRVSSAAAPLRVTAWFGNEPLAEVVEAVCLVAGVRCTVADTVVVGR